TCGCAAACAAGGAATATTTAAGCTATTTCCCGTTTCTTAACATCAGGCCATCTTCGTAGTGCCGAGGAAGATGCTGACGGTCAGGCTCTCGATAGCTGTGGAGCACTTGTGCCCGTAATTCCGGTGCTTAATCTAGCTGGGACAAAGTTAGGCATCGGAGGAACTGGATTGAACGGGTCCGGTGCCGTCGTAAGAAAGATGTTCACCAACACCAGAGAACGCTGGCGCCAGCAGAATGTGTCCGGGGCGTTTGCTGAGTTGCGAAAGCTAGTTCCGACCCATCCGCCGGACAAGAAGCTGTCCAAAAATGAAATTCTTCGTATGGCCATCCGGTACATACGGTTGCTAACGAATGTGCTCGAGTGGCAGAAGAAGCAGGAAGCTAACGATCGCACTCCACTGAAACAGCGAAGTTCACAGCAGCAACTTCAGCAGCTTATTCAAGCACCCAACCACATGGTGCAGCATTCCAACAACGAGAACCATTTCACGGGCAACTACAGAGAAAATGGGAACAATCTGCTCATGATCGTATCGCCCAAATCGTTTGCCAAGTCCACCAACACGCCTAGTCGCACTGGCAGGCTCGAATCGAAAGCTGAACAACAGTGTGTAGAGATTGAGAAAATAAAGCTGGTCAGCAAGCTGTGTCCGGTGGGCAAGCTGGCCAAACCCGGCGGCACTGCTAACACATCGAGCACCAGCGCCAAAAGCCGACGCAAAACGATATCCAACGCATTACACTTCCGGTCCGGCTTGCACATCAAAACAGATCTGATGGCACTTTCGCAACCAACGTGTGGTACGATACCTACAATGATGGAGAGCGAAATTAAGCGTGAATTGACGCACCATGGCCAAATGATTTCGCTTGACGGGGAAGGACACAGTCGGGAATGTTTGAACGGTGGTGATGGAATGCCACAGAAAAGATCGATCGACAAGGGTTTGGAAAAGTCAAAGTAAATGGGGCAGATCCGTAGTAACGCAATTATGCATTAATGTTAACCTATAGTAGGTAATCGTGACGTGTTTGTGCTTAGTAATCTTAACATTACAGATAAATGTCCACCAGTTCTGATCAACTAATCAATGCGAAATATAGTGTTTCCAATAATACGTATCTTTTAATTGTGTTTGATATAAATTTTCTAAGCTATGTGTGACCACAAGATAAGCAATGTTCTTGCCATAACATGCAAATCAACTgaacataaatcaatcaacagGCAATGAATAACTCAACAAATTGATGTCCACAATTCCacgtaaattaatttccaatatTAACGATGTAATTCCAAGTAATAACGATGGCTTCGCCCCATTACAATCACAGTCCCAAACCACGTTGCCCTGGTGTAGTTCATGTTAACTTTTCCTGTGATACTACAATCATCATCGATTGGTCTGGATCTGTGTTGACCGTAGCCGGCTTGCAACGGCTTTGACACGAATCATCTTCTTCTTCCTGGCGTAACGACCAACCAGGTCATGCTGGCCATTTCTGGCTAACTAGACTTATTTCACTACGTAGCCAGAGAGTCAGTCcctgctacgggggattggtcctgATTGGAGTCGTGTCGTGTGgaaaccggcgccgctaccaatacactagCGGACTCATCTATAGATCCTAAATGGACAGACTCTACCTATGGATGGGTAATTAAATTGACTAgtctcctccattgtccttaagCGATCATGCTGGCATACCTAATTGCCCTTCCACATATACGGGTCTGTAAATTCTGCTGAGTACTTCCTCTCGAAAAAAGATTGGGAGGTTTCGTCCGCTTTGGGCAGAGCAGTGTTTGTAAAGGTTTATGTGACTCCTAGAACTATAAATGTGGTGATTAGTG
This region of Anopheles marshallii chromosome 2, idAnoMarsDA_429_01, whole genome shotgun sequence genomic DNA includes:
- the LOC128708425 gene encoding uncharacterized protein LOC128708425 codes for the protein MESNANSDIDMSKLGASAKGLLTTFENANASLMASALVTTAQFAAVKDITETLRHGDCGEVQNRSEACFSRSPMQDLSDEDMSDFSSNESDGLEELDLKNSGHLRSAEEDADGQALDSCGALVPVIPVLNLAGTKLGIGGTGLNGSGAVVRKMFTNTRERWRQQNVSGAFAELRKLVPTHPPDKKLSKNEILRMAIRYIRLLTNVLEWQKKQEANDRTPLKQRSSQQQLQQLIQAPNHMVQHSNNENHFTGNYRENGNNLLMIVSPKSFAKSTNTPSRTGRLESKAEQQCVEIEKIKLVSKLCPVGKLAKPGGTANTSSTSAKSRRKTISNALHFRSGLHIKTDLMALSQPTCGTIPTMMESEIKRELTHHGQMISLDGEGHSRECLNGGDGMPQKRSIDKGLEKSK